The Thalassomonas actiniarum genome contains the following window.
CGGCGCCCATGCCGGTAACGGCGAAGACTACCACTATCATATGGCCCCGTTATGCATGATGGACAGCCACGACCCGTCGCAGCCGCTGGCCTATATGTTTGACGGCATCCCGCTCTATTTCGGCACCGCAGGCGGCGTGGCAACCGGGGGCGGCACCGACTACGGCGCCGGGCGCTACAGCGAATTAAACTACCTGCCGCAAAAAGTGAAAACCGGCGAACAGCCGCTGGATGAATGTAATGCCTATGATTTACACGGCGACGGCAGCGAATATGTTTATTACACCACCCGGGAAGCCCCCTACACCATAGCTTGCTACCGCGGCGTGGCGGATCAGTCGAGCTCGGTTTCCCCCGGCCCCCACTGGAGCCGGGAGCGGGATTTATCCTGGGCCGGTTCGGATGTCGAGCTTAGCGATTACGATACCATGACCTTCAATAATCTCAGCTGGCGTTTTATCGAGATCACCCCGGGGGAGAATAACAACAATATAACCCCGGGCGATAAGGCGCTGATCCTTTACCGCCAGCTCGTCCGGGGAGATGACGGCTATCAAAGCAATGCCAATTGCTACACCTTCAGGTACCGCTTAGACAGTACGGATATCAGCGGCAGCAATGATACTGTAGCCAGTCATTGCCGGTAACAACACCCGCCATGGCAGCAGACAATAATGCAGCCATGGCAAACAAGCTCTCAGTAAAAACTTTTTCCAGGTAAAAGATATGAAAACAGCAAAGCAATGTAAGCTGCTAATACTGCTCTTATGCTCCCTGATAACAGTAAACCAGGCTGCAGCCCACGGCCTGAGCATGACCTCGGCGGAAATCGCCCTGCGCCACGACAAACATATTTCCCTGACCATACGCACTTCCCTGAGCGACTTGTTCGCCAGGATGTTATGGCCGGAAAAACCCGCCTCCCTGCTACACCTGGCCAGCGGCGACAATAAAACATTAACCCTGTTCAGGCAGCAGCTTAATCACTTATTCACCGCAAAAATGCCGGTTTACTCGGGAAAGATTTCGCTGGACTCACAACGGGCCAGGCTGCCAGGCATCCAACAACTTAGGAAAATGCTGCAAAAAGAAATTGCCGGCAAAGTATTAAAAAACCACAAAGGAAAACATGAACATGGCGAACAGGACAGGCAGAATTACCTGGTGGCCTATATCGACGGTTTTTTACTTGCCGGCGACCGGGCAGATAACCCCCGTGAACTCCAGGTACAGTTTCCCACAGAGCTGGGGGATATACTGGTCAGTTATGTTGAACCTAAGGTACAAACCCTGACAAAGGGAAAACAGCATACTTTTTACCGTCAGCTGTTGTATTAGAGAGCCCCCTGGCTGACATCTTCTGATATAAAAAAACCCCTTAAGGCATTAGCTATAGCTTAAGGGGTTTAGACTCTCATGAAACTAAGAGTTCTTTGCGCCGTAAATATACTTACGGCAAGCAGCTTTTATTAAACCTGCTTTTGTTTATTGCGTAAGCTTAATCCCACCAGGCCTAATGCCAGGATTGCGATAGAAGCCGGTTCCGGCACTTCGCTGCTATAGGTATAAGTGACTTCAACCTTACCCCAGGAACCTGTCTGGAAGGTATTTTCAAAAGTCCCGGTACCCGATTCCACATCATTGTTAATATAAGTCAGGGCCAGGGCAGAGAAAACAAAATCAACCATGCTGCCTGTAGTAAAGGCGGACAAATCAACACCTGTCATCGCTCCGGATTGCTCGCCGCTTGATAAGTCGTAAGTGAAAATTTCACCCGGCGTTAAATCGAAATTACCCGCCGCAGAGCTTTGGTCATCGGCCAGAACAGCACCACCGTTACCAAAGATATAATCATCGGCCGCAGCCGTAGTTACCGACCAGTTGCTGCCTAATAAGATACTGACTTCGGCACGGCCGTCTGCTGCACTGACATTTTTAGAAGAACCTTCGCTGTCCATTTGACCAAAAACCGAAATACTGACACCGGTCAGAATACCTAACGAGGTATCAAAACCTGCAACAGTCAGGGTTTCAGTTAACGCTCCTACAGGTACATCCGTTGTACTGCCTTGAGAACCAAAAGAGTCGCTTACCGTCATCATACCGGCAAAAGCATTTGAACTGGCAAGCGTCAATGCTGCCGCAGTGATGAGTCCCTTAGTGGCTTTCCCTTTCATATTCATTCCTTTCATCTTTTTTCCTTTAGTGTATTAACCTTTCATGCTGTAAAGACAGCCAAATTAAGCTTTGCCTGTTTACCCCTACTCTTTTTAATTATTAAAAGCCGACATTCAAGAGTAACTGCTTGATATCACACCGTTAAAGCAGGGTCAGCCGACAAGCAAGGCATAGGCCACATTTTTATACCGTTGATTTTTAAGATATTTATTCCAGAGCAAAAATGACAAGTTAACTCTCTGTAAATAAACCCGACAACAATAACACCATCTACATTTCAGGAGTGCGGTTTACAGTTTGCCTTTTCAATTGGATAAACTACGGCCAATGTAAAGACCATAGTGTAATCACCTTAAATACCTTTAATGTGTATAAAGTTTGCTGTTTTCATCGATAAGTCTCCAAAGTGGAGACTTATCCCAGGGCGGGACACTATAAATAAAAAAGCCCCGCCGAGTCGGAGCTTTTTTATTTCAGTCAATTCACCTTTAGCGTTTTAACTTCCGGCGTCCGGCCAGAACAGCACAAGATAACAGCAGCAGATAGAAAACACTACCGCCGTTTCTCTTCCTGCCTTGTGCGCTGGTGTACTCACGCGGTTCGACCAGAGTTATCGTCACAATGCCCTCAGCCTCAGCGCCAAAGCTATCGCGGATCACATAAGTTACGGTATCTGTGCCGATAAAACTTGCCGGGGCCTGATAACTTAAGGTTCCGTCGTCATTGATACTGACGCTGCCAAGCTCAGCCGTTGCTGAAATGACTTCCAGGTTATCTCCTTCAGCATCACTGTCATTGCGCAATACATACAAGGTTTGGCTTTCGCCGACCAAAAGGGCTACAGCATCATTAGCTGCCACCGGACTTTCGTTGGCTAATATCGTCACCGTCAAGGTGGCCGAAGCCGATCCCCCCTGGTTATCACTGATACCGTATACCAGAGTATCTTCCCCGAAATAACTGCTTGGCGGCTGATAATAAAGCTGGTTATTTTCTATGGTAACAGTACCGAAAACAGCATTTGCCGAAGTGATCTCTAGACTATCGCCGTCGCCGTCACTGTCATTGGCCAACACATCTATGGTTAGCGGCGTATTCTGCAAGGTTTGTACGCTGTCATCTTCCGCCTGCGGTTGCTGGTTGTTATCCAGCATCACAGCCACGCCGCCGGGATCAACTATGGTGCCGTTGGCTATGCCGTCGGCATCGTTGGCACCGCCGTCTGTCATCACCAGTTGTACACACCAATGGCCTTCAATAAGCCCGGGCTGCCATTGCTCATCCCCCGGCGGCGGACAGAAGCCCGACTCACCTTCGGTTGACCATAACTGGTTACCGCTGTCCTGGACAAAGTTAGTCCATTCGCCGCTGTTCTTTTGTTTGCGGTAAACGGCATTGGCGGGAATCGGCTGTACCTGCGGCAAGACCACCCGATATTCCTGGCCTTCAACCGGCAAACCATAGGCGATAAAGTCAAAGATACCGCCGACATTCACAACCTCTTCGTCGTTGACATCATCTTCAAACAAGCGGGTACCGCCTGAGGCGCCCGTTAACGCGGTATCCCCAAGGCGTAGACATACCCCCGGATCTCCTTCCACCAGGAAGTTGTCCGTGATACCTACCTGCTCGGGTACGACATTACATTCATCGATATTATCCAGGTAATCGGGAATACCGTCGTTATCGCCATCATCCAGACCTTCGACATCATCGGCAATACCGTCATTGTCGCTGTCTTGCGTGCCTAAGGCTATGCTGGTGGCATCCAGACGCAGGGTAAGCTGATCGTGACCGCTATAGGCAATATCATCGCTGTCAGTCACCGTCAGGGCAACATGGTATACCCCCGCCGCCAAGCCTGACGGATCAAAACTGAAACTGGTATCACTGCTGTCGCTGTCGTTCAGCAACTGCTGCTTATTGGACCAGGCATAGGTATATTGATTAGCGGCATCGGGGTGACTGATTTCTGAGGTGATTATTACCAAGCCGTCCTGCTGGTTGATCACAAAACGCTCTTCACCTCCCTGCTCCGCTTTAAGACTGACTTTAGGCGGCACATTGTCTTCTGTAATGGTGAGCTGCTGGCTGAATTTACTGCCGCGGTTAAGGCCGCTGTCCAGTTCAATCACCAGGGTTTCATCACCTTCGCTGATGGCATCATTGAGAATATTAAAGGTGATCACACCGTCTGTCCCCGAGGTAATAGTCACCGTTCCCGAGTCAAGATCATGATCAACACCAAACTGCGCCGAACCGCTGACGCTATAAGGCACAGATAAGGGGTATTGCGGCGATTCGCCGTTTAAACGGATGCCAACCCTGACCTCGGCTCCCTCGGTAACCGTTTGGTCTTTATCCAGTGAAATCAATGGATTGACTTTTACCACCTGGCTTGCTGTCGCACTGCGTCCTTCGCTGTCGGTTGCGGTCCAGAACACGGTATTGGTACCGGGTTTAAAGAAGGTAATACCGTCTTCAAGGGAAACCGGGATACTATTACCAGAGCTGTCGACGGCCTCAGCCACGCCCAGGTCTACCTTGGTATGCAGGGCATCGGCATTAACTTCGATATCTTCAGGCAAGGTGATCACCGGCAGGTTTTCATCCGAGGCCTGCATATCGATTTGCACCCGGGCAGAGGCTTCTTCCGTACCGTCGCTGACCACATAATCGATAAAGACACTGCCGGCAAAACCACCGGCAGGGGTGAAGGTAATGTCACTGTCGGTAAAGCTAACAGCACCGATATCAACAACGGCGCCGATAATTTTCAGCTCATCGCCGTCAACATCACTGTCATTGGCTAACACATCCAGGGTTAACGGTTGCCAGTCTTCGCGGATAACCATGTCATCTTGCGCTAGCGGCGCATCATTTATCGCGGCAACATTTATCGTCACCAAAGTAGCTTCACTTTGGTTGCCCGAAAGATCGCTGACGGTATAGCTGAAACTGTCACTGCCGTTAAAGTCCGCTTCCGGGCGATATGTGATCATGCCGCTTTCATTATTTATTTCGGTAACACCGCGCTGCGCGCTTGAGCTGACCGTTACACTGCCGATATCAAAACTGCCGCCGCTGATACTGTCATTGGCCAGGACATTGATATCAACACTGGCATCTTCATCGACAGCGGCGCTGTCGGCAGCCGTAGTGATCACACTTGTGGCATCGGTTATGGTCACGGTTTGTACCTGGTCACCGTCTTCACTGGCAATACTGCCGCTGACACCGGAAATAGCGACGATAATGCTTTCATTATCTTCCTGCTCGCTATCTGCTATCGCCGTCAAACTAAGGTCGGCAGATGTTTCCCCGGCAGCGATAGTTACAGAGCCCGCCGGTGTCTGATAATCACTGCCACTGCTGGCGCTGCCGCTATAGGCCAAGGCAACCGTTACCGACTCGCTGATGGCCTGATCCAGGCTTACCGAAATCGTGCTGGTACCGCCGTTTTCCGCTATCGAGCTTGGGCTGGCAGCAAGGCTGACCAGCGCCGTTTCCGGTTCGGGATCGGGATCCGGATCCGGATCCGGGTTTGGTGTTACCGCACTGTCATCATCGATGATCGTAAGGGTTTCACTTTGGCTGCCGCTTTCGATACTGTTGCCGCCGCTGACGCTGCTGATGTCAACAATAATGGTTTCATCGTCTTCATCCGTGCTGTCATTGCTCGCCGTTAGCGTAGAGGTGCCGGTTAACTGCCCGGCACTGATGGTGATACTTGAGGCAGGCGAGGCATAATCACTGCCGCCGGTTGCCGTACCGCTATAGGCTAAATTCACGGTAACATCTTCAAAAGTCACCTGATCTAAAGTCGCCGTTAAGGTTGCCGCCCCGCCATCTTCTGCCAGGGTATTAGTATCGGCGCTTAAGGTCACCACAGGAATGGTTTCATCATCATTGATGGTCACGGTTTCCTGCTGGCTGCCGCTCTCACTGGCACTACCGCCGGTAACCGAGGCGACATCGATAATAATGGTTTCAAAACCTTCGCTATCGCCATCGTCTACCCCGGTAATGCCGGTTGCGGCATTGGCGGAACTATTGCCGGCAGTAATGGTAATAACACTGCTTGGGGTATTGTAATCAATACCGCCACTGGTGGCGGTGCCGGTATAACCCAGGTTTACGGTTACATCGGCGTAAGTCGGGTTATTCAAGGTTGCGGTGATCGCAGAAGTCCCGCCATTTTCCGCCACCACAGCCGCCCCTGTGCTTAAGGTCACCACAGGCGCCACTTCGGCATCTGTGATAGTAATGGTTTGCTGGTTGGTGGTGCCTTCATTACCCGCAGACAGGCTATCAATATCAACAATAGCCGTTTCATTAGCGGCGGCATCAAAGATAGTATCGGCAGTAGCGGTCACCGTCGCTGTGCCGGTACTGTTACCTGAGGTAATGGTAATGCTGTCAGATTTGGCATAATCGGTAGCTGCGGTGCCTGTACCTGTATAGGCCAGATTCACGGTAATATCCGCCGGCCACTGATTGTTTAAACTGCCGCTTAAGGTTGCCGTTAACGTTGAAACCCCGCCGTCTTCGGCAATCGTATTGGTATCAGCGGTTAAATCGACATCCGGCAGGTTGGCATAAATGGCATCGCTGGCCTGACTGATGGGGGTCGAATAGACGCTGCTGGTATTACCCGAGCTGTCGGTCAAGGTCAGCAGGTTAACCGGTACGTCACTGCCTGCTGCTATATCGCTGCCCGCCGCTACGGTAAAGGTCGCGGTATAAGTGGTATCATTGGATTTACTCAAGCTGCCTAAAGCAAAGCCGTTAATATTACCGGCAATGGCGCCGCTGCCTGTGGTGTAATCATCGGCGTCGGAAGTCACACTGATGGTGGCGGTCACAATATCGCCGTTTTTATGATCGCTGTCGGGTATCGTAATACCGGTAATCGTCGGCGCGACACCGTCTTCATCATCTATGATGGTCACCGTCTGCTGCTGGGTACCGTTCTCACTGGCGCTGCCGGTCACCGAGCTGATATCGATGATGATGGTCTGATTACCGTCCGAGCTGCCGTCATCCACGGCAATGATACCGGTAGCCGCATTGGCGCTTAAACTGTTGGCATTAATGGTGATGGAAGCACTGGGGCTGTTATAATCTGTGCCCCCGCCCACCGCAGTGCCGCCATAAGACAAGTTCACCACAGTACTGTCATAGGTTTGATGGCTTAAGGTCGCGGTAATGGTCGAAGTGCCGCCGTTTTCATTGACCGAAGCATTGCCGACGCTTAGGTCTACCGTAGGAGCCGACTCGGCATCTGTGATAGTGATGGTTTGCTGGTTGGTAGTGCCTTCGTTACCAACCGATAAACTGCTGATATCGACGATTGCTGTTTCATCGCTCGCGGCATCGAACAAGGTATCGGCGGTGCCGGTCACGGTCGCGGTATTGCTGGAGTTACCCGCTGAAATCACAATACTGTCGGACTTAGTGTAATCCGTGCCCGCCGTACCTGTACCGGTATAGGCCAGATTGACAGTGATTGCCGATGGCCACTGATTGTTTAAACTGCCGCTTAAGGTGGCGGTTAAGGTCGAGACTCCGCCGTCTTCGGCTATGGTATTGGTGTCGGCGGTAAGATCAACATCCGGTAAATTGGCATAAATGGCATCGCTGGCCTGGCTGATAGCGGTGGTATAGGCCGAGCTGGTATTGCCCGAGCTGTCATCCAGGGTAAAGTTCACCGCAATATTCGATCCTGCCGCCACATCCGTGCCGCCGTCGGTAATAGTGAACGTGGCGGTATAGGTGGTGTCGTTGGTTTTGCTTAAACTGCCCAGGGCATAACCGGCTATGGTACCGCTGATGCCGCCGCTGCCCGTGGTATAGTCATCGGTATCTGAGGCCACGGTAATAGTAGCGGTTACCGTATCTCCCACCTTATGGTCGCTGTCGGGAATGCTGACCGCAGTAATGGTCGGGGCGATCGTATCCAAGGTGGCAAAGTCGACCTTAGTCACGCTTGCCTGCACGTTCGGCGTACCTTCATCGTCCTCGGCCACCACATAAAGATCATAGGCCGTATTATCCGATAAGCCGCCAAAAGCTTCATTGCCGGTAGTGCCGGTGGTGGTAAAGTTGCCCGCCGCCAGCTGTCCGCTGCCGCCGCTGCCGGTGCCCGCCTTGACCTCGGAAACACTCGGCGCCGCTGCACCGTCGGCCACCACCACATAATAGACGGTGCCGTCTTCATCGAGATCGGCAGAAACCGTTGCCCCGCTGCCGGTTTCTGAGCCTACCGAGGGGGTCCCATTTTCAAACGTTGGCGGCGTGGTATCGCCTACGGGAGCAACCTTAGTACTGTTCACGGTAAAATTGGTCCAGCTTGCAGTACCGTGTGTTGTCAAACTCGGGACATTGCCCCGGACCACACCATCGGCAACACATTGCCTGACGGTATATGCACCTGTGGTACATTGCCCTCCCACGGTATAATGCCAGACATGGCCCGCCCCGGTACAGGCGCCGACCGTAGGTTGGTAGGCGACAACATTGGCATCGCCGGTGCTCAACGCATCCCCGGTGTTTTTTGCCGTTGCCGCACAAAAGTCGGCAAAGGTTTTCCTGCCCAGGGTATTGCCGGACAGGCTGGCTTGGGTTGCATTGCCCTGCTGCAACAGGCCGTTGTTTTTTAAGAAATCGAGCGCACCGCGATCAACCTCATGCCGGGCATTAACCGTTTTTTTCACCCGGTCGGTATGGCTAAAGGCGGCAAAAGCCGAGCGCTTGGCTTTATGGGTTTTTACCGGCTCTTTCACCGGTTCGTTACCGCCCTTATTGACATAAACGGTTGCGGCATTTTTTAGCTTGCGGCCGTTTACCGAGGAGCTGGTATTGCGGGTGGAGGCCAGTGCTCCGCCCCCCAACATGGCCAACAAAGGAATAGCGGTTTTTATCGCCCGGCCCAATTTTGCCGGTTTGCCGACACCCGCTCGGGCGGCAGGACTTGTTATTTTAGTCGATTCCATTATTTGTTACTTCCAGTTGCTAAGGCTTGTAATTCGGGATGACAAAAATGATTTCTCATTCTCGGGTGCGAAGGTTCGATCAATTCAGGAAAACTGCTGTCGGGGATAACGGCAACATCGTAAATCTGATCGACATTACCGGTAAACTTAATATGGCCGATCGCTTCTTTATTCCCCGGGTCATCGAGATTAAACAGCCAGATCCCTGAATAGGTTTCATCATACTTTTGCGACAAAGGCGCAGGTTTAGTAACATCTGCGGCCCTGACTTTAGAAAGCCCGACAAACATAAGCGGGCCGTAAAAATCCATGCCCCGGGTAAATCCCGGCACTTCATACAAGGTTTCCGTGATTTTAGTTTCCGGCTGATAACTGCAGATCTGGCCATAACCTGAATTGCAATAATAAACCCTGTCGTTATACCAGCGGGGAGAATGGGGCATCGTCAGACCATCCACCAAAACTTCATTGCTTGCCACCGACATCAAAGTGCCGTCAAATTTCGTGCCCTTGCGCCATTTTCCGGGGGCATCAAATTTGGAGAAGGTGGTGACATAGGCGGGTTTACCGTCTTTTAATGTCATACCGTTAAGATGACAGCGATCTTCAGGCACCAATTCAGAGATAAAATGCGGTTTCCAGCGGGGCACAAAGCTATAGTCCGGGTCCAGCGTGCATAAGCAGGAAAAACTGGAATTAACCACCCATAAGCCTTCATCCCCCCAGTCGATATCGTGAATATTGATCATGCCGGAATAATGGGCCGAGCGGCTAATAAAGCAGGCATCAACCCGCTCATCAAGCGCGGCGGTTAACTTCTGCTGATAGGCCCTCACCGCCTCTTGCTGTTTTTGCACTTGCTGCTGTTGCTCGGGAGATAAATTAAGCACCAACTCTTGTTCAGACTCGCCGCTTTTGTCTTCGCCTTCCTCGCCAGCTAAGACATTTACCTGTACATCGCTGTTTTTGGGCTTAATACGCGGCGCGGTGATATCTTCTTCTATGCCCGGCAGGGGACGTTTGATTTGTGCCAGCAAGCCATCTTCGCGTTGGAAATTGATGATCTGGGTGAAGATCCCCAGCGTCAGGCCGTTTTCTGTTGCGGCAAGCCCCATAGGGCGCGGAAAACTTTTAAAATTCACATCCAGGGTTTTGCCGTCGCTGCGCACCAGCATCAAACGTCCCGCCTGATACGAGGTAAAGGCGAGGGAAATATTCAGCTCTTTTAAAATCGCAGGCAGATTGTCGCTATATTGACAATCAAAATCCAGTTCATCATCCAGGGGAGAAAAAGTGTCGCTGTTATTATTCTTTTTTTCGTCAGCCACGTTACAAGTACCCTTTATGTTGTTTGCATATTAGTTTGCAGTCAGGCGCTTTGTTTGCATTAACAAATCTAAACGCCGTGACAACTCTGCCAAGGTAATATCCGGCTGCTCGGCAATCAAGAGGGCGCTAAAACCCGAAACTATCGCCGAGGCCAGGGAAGTACCGGAGAAGCTGCCATATTGTCCGGAAACTAAGGTTGTCCTTGCTTTGCCGCCATAGGCATAAAAGTCCACCGAAGGGCCGTAGTTGCTGAAATCCAAGGGCTTGCCCTGCCCGTCGCCGGCCCCGACGACCAGAGCCTGTTCTATAGACGCTTCACTGCTGCCTGCTGTGATTTTTCTGCCCTGGTTACCGGCAGCAAAAACCACGACAATACCTTTTTTATCACGGCCATTATATGCCAACTCATTAACAATTTCGACAACTGGCTGTAACAGCCACTGCGAATGCCAGCTGCAATTGATCACATCTGCACCGGCCAGTTTTGCCAGTTGAAAACTCAACAAGGTATTTGAAGTCCAGGTATCCGGCTGGCGCAAGGCGATCAAATCCGCTTCCGGCGCGATCCCCTTTATCCCCCGACCATCATGGGCAGCGAAAATAATGCCCGCCACTTTAGTACCGTGACTGTCTGTTAACGCCTGTGCCGAAGCATCCAAAGACCGGGTTTCGCTGTCATAAGATAAAACCGGACGAATGTGCTGTAAATCCTCGTGCCCGAGATTAAAGCCGTCATCGATAACCGCAATCCGGACCCCTTTGCCTTTCGTTTTTTGCCACAGGGGGTCAATGCCCGGCAAGGAAAAATAAGGCGAATCCCTTTCGGCTAAAGCGCCCGCCTCACTCTTGCTTTTCAATTGTAAGATATCCGGCTGCACCAGCTCGATACCGGCTTGCCCCTGCTGCTGTAACCGCCTGAACGCTGTCAGTACCCCAGGCAGCGGCGCCTCGCCGTCAAGGGTCAAAGCATAATAACGAAACGCCCGGCCAAGGAAGAGTTCCGTAACGGCACTCACCCCGGGGTGTAAAGCCGACACCTCGGCTTTACCGACAGAAGCGGCCGTTTTGACAATTAACCGCTGGGACAGGCTCACCCTGGCACCGGTTGCCGCAACCCGGTACGCCGCCCCCTGCTTCACCAGGGTGACCGGCTTTGAAAAGTTGTCAAAAACGATCTCTTCAGCCGCCAGCGGGGCCGTCACAGGGATAAGCCATAAAAGCTGAAAAAATAGTCCTGTCAATAGGTTGTACAACTGCATAGCGGATAACCTTGCCTGTTTGGGCTTACTTTTAAGCTTTCTTTTTAAGCTGTATAAAGCAAACCCGTAAGCGGCGGCCCTAGTTTCTCATCGGA
Protein-coding sequences here:
- a CDS encoding S8 family peptidase, with the protein product MQLYNLLTGLFFQLLWLIPVTAPLAAEEIVFDNFSKPVTLVKQGAAYRVAATGARVSLSQRLIVKTAASVGKAEVSALHPGVSAVTELFLGRAFRYYALTLDGEAPLPGVLTAFRRLQQQGQAGIELVQPDILQLKSKSEAGALAERDSPYFSLPGIDPLWQKTKGKGVRIAVIDDGFNLGHEDLQHIRPVLSYDSETRSLDASAQALTDSHGTKVAGIIFAAHDGRGIKGIAPEADLIALRQPDTWTSNTLLSFQLAKLAGADVINCSWHSQWLLQPVVEIVNELAYNGRDKKGIVVVFAAGNQGRKITAGSSEASIEQALVVGAGDGQGKPLDFSNYGPSVDFYAYGGKARTTLVSGQYGSFSGTSLASAIVSGFSALLIAEQPDITLAELSRRLDLLMQTKRLTAN
- a CDS encoding Ig-like domain-containing protein codes for the protein MESTKITSPAARAGVGKPAKLGRAIKTAIPLLAMLGGGALASTRNTSSSVNGRKLKNAATVYVNKGGNEPVKEPVKTHKAKRSAFAAFSHTDRVKKTVNARHEVDRGALDFLKNNGLLQQGNATQASLSGNTLGRKTFADFCAATAKNTGDALSTGDANVVAYQPTVGACTGAGHVWHYTVGGQCTTGAYTVRQCVADGVVRGNVPSLTTHGTASWTNFTVNSTKVAPVGDTTPPTFENGTPSVGSETGSGATVSADLDEDGTVYYVVVADGAAAPSVSEVKAGTGSGGSGQLAAGNFTTTGTTGNEAFGGLSDNTAYDLYVVAEDDEGTPNVQASVTKVDFATLDTIAPTITAVSIPDSDHKVGDTVTATITVASDTDDYTTGSGGISGTIAGYALGSLSKTNDTTYTATFTITDGGTDVAAGSNIAVNFTLDDSSGNTSSAYTTAISQASDAIYANLPDVDLTADTNTIAEDGGVSTLTATLSGSLNNQWPSAITVNLAYTGTGTAGTDYTKSDSIVISAGNSSNTATVTGTADTLFDAASDETAIVDISSLSVGNEGTTNQQTITITDAESAPTVDLSVGNASVNENGGTSTITATLSHQTYDSTVVNLSYGGTAVGGGTDYNSPSASITINANSLSANAATGIIAVDDGSSDGNQTIIIDISSVTGSASENGTQQQTVTIIDDEDGVAPTITGITIPDSDHKNGDIVTATISVTSDADDYTTGSGAIAGNINGFALGSLSKSNDTTYTATFTVAAGSDIAAGSDVPVNLLTLTDSSGNTSSVYSTPISQASDAIYANLPDVDLTADTNTIAEDGGVSTLTATLSGSLNNQWPADITVNLAYTGTGTAATDYAKSDSITITSGNSTGTATVTATADTIFDAAANETAIVDIDSLSAGNEGTTNQQTITITDAEVAPVVTLSTGAAVVAENGGTSAITATLNNPTYADVTVNLGYTGTATSGGIDYNTPSSVITITAGNSSANAATGITGVDDGDSEGFETIIIDVASVTGGSASESGSQQETVTINDDETIPVVTLSADTNTLAEDGGAATLTATLDQVTFEDVTVNLAYSGTATGGSDYASPASSITISAGQLTGTSTLTASNDSTDEDDETIIVDISSVSGGNSIESGSQSETLTIIDDDSAVTPNPDPDPDPDPEPETALVSLAASPSSIAENGGTSTISVSLDQAISESVTVALAYSGSASSGSDYQTPAGSVTIAAGETSADLSLTAIADSEQEDNESIIVAISGVSGSIASEDGDQVQTVTITDATSVITTAADSAAVDEDASVDINVLANDSISGGSFDIGSVTVSSSAQRGVTEINNESGMITYRPEADFNGSDSFSYTVSDLSGNQSEATLVTINVAAINDAPLAQDDMVIREDWQPLTLDVLANDSDVDGDELKIIGAVVDIGAVSFTDSDITFTPAGGFAGSVFIDYVVSDGTEEASARVQIDMQASDENLPVITLPEDIEVNADALHTKVDLGVAEAVDSSGNSIPVSLEDGITFFKPGTNTVFWTATDSEGRSATASQVVKVNPLISLDKDQTVTEGAEVRVGIRLNGESPQYPLSVPYSVSGSAQFGVDHDLDSGTVTITSGTDGVITFNILNDAISEGDETLVIELDSGLNRGSKFSQQLTITEDNVPPKVSLKAEQGGEERFVINQQDGLVIITSEISHPDAANQYTYAWSNKQQLLNDSDSSDTSFSFDPSGLAAGVYHVALTVTDSDDIAYSGHDQLTLRLDATSIALGTQDSDNDGIADDVEGLDDGDNDGIPDYLDNIDECNVVPEQVGITDNFLVEGDPGVCLRLGDTALTGASGGTRLFEDDVNDEEVVNVGGIFDFIAYGLPVEGQEYRVVLPQVQPIPANAVYRKQKNSGEWTNFVQDSGNQLWSTEGESGFCPPPGDEQWQPGLIEGHWCVQLVMTDGGANDADGIANGTIVDPGGVAVMLDNNQQPQAEDDSVQTLQNTPLTIDVLANDSDGDGDSLEITSANAVFGTVTIENNQLYYQPPSSYFGEDTLVYGISDNQGGSASATLTVTILANESPVAANDAVALLVGESQTLYVLRNDSDAEGDNLEVISATAELGSVSINDDGTLSYQAPASFIGTDTVTYVIRDSFGAEAEGIVTITLVEPREYTSAQGRKRNGGSVFYLLLLSCAVLAGRRKLKR
- a CDS encoding TIGR03032 family protein; this translates as MADEKKNNNSDTFSPLDDELDFDCQYSDNLPAILKELNISLAFTSYQAGRLMLVRSDGKTLDVNFKSFPRPMGLAATENGLTLGIFTQIINFQREDGLLAQIKRPLPGIEEDITAPRIKPKNSDVQVNVLAGEEGEDKSGESEQELVLNLSPEQQQQVQKQQEAVRAYQQKLTAALDERVDACFISRSAHYSGMINIHDIDWGDEGLWVVNSSFSCLCTLDPDYSFVPRWKPHFISELVPEDRCHLNGMTLKDGKPAYVTTFSKFDAPGKWRKGTKFDGTLMSVASNEVLVDGLTMPHSPRWYNDRVYYCNSGYGQICSYQPETKITETLYEVPGFTRGMDFYGPLMFVGLSKVRAADVTKPAPLSQKYDETYSGIWLFNLDDPGNKEAIGHIKFTGNVDQIYDVAVIPDSSFPELIEPSHPRMRNHFCHPELQALATGSNK
- a CDS encoding PEP-CTERM sorting domain-containing protein — protein: MKGMNMKGKATKGLITAAALTLASSNAFAGMMTVSDSFGSQGSTTDVPVGALTETLTVAGFDTSLGILTGVSISVFGQMDSEGSSKNVSAADGRAEVSILLGSNWSVTTAAADDYIFGNGGAVLADDQSSAAGNFDLTPGEIFTYDLSSGEQSGAMTGVDLSAFTTGSMVDFVFSALALTYINNDVESGTGTFENTFQTGSWGKVEVTYTYSSEVPEPASIAILALGLVGLSLRNKQKQV